In Nilaparvata lugens isolate BPH chromosome 13, ASM1435652v1, whole genome shotgun sequence, the sequence TGTTTTCTGTATCACTTGCAAGATTGGCAACAAGTGACTGTAGACTTGAGCTTAAGAATTGATAGCTGTCAAGGAAACGTACAACACGATCTATTGTAATTGTGAGGAATTTTTCCGATGAGTttgcaatacaatcaattttCTCCTTTCGTCCTGCTAATGCCTTAACAATGAAATGACTATCATATCcgcgaaaattatgaaaaaaacagtttaaTAGTTTTGGTGCTTTTGCATTTAAATTACATGACTTGTGCGTTGCACCGAGATAATGGCCTGTTGTATGAGAATGGTGCCTAATACGAATTTCGTTGGCTTTAAATTCATCGTTGCACAAGAAACATACTGTACTATTGTTAAAAGCTAATAATTGttcttcattcaattcaatcatgggCACTTCTTGTTGCATATCAATGGAACAGTTTCGAGCTATGGCAATGATCTCATCaagaaattgttcaataattttctcgCCAACACTTGTAGCTCTATAAACGCGTGGGCCGTAGAATATTTCACCTGATtcgtctaaaataataaacgcatagccgcaagcaacatgtttttgtgttttccttGTAAAGCTATTTCCTATATCAGTTCCGAGCAAATCATCAACATCCATTTCCTTGGCcgtatctttctcctcctcctcctcctcctcctcctcctcctcctcctcctcctcctcatcgtcctctgattcttctttaagtctgctgctgctactagtgtgtgcatgttgtacaagtgtatctttcaattgttttagtggattgataattggttctaatgatttttgtctaatcgaatcattttccctaatcatactagttaatgatctatgtttattaataattgacttacgcaaaccttttatcctgtcaattactttactagtatgacgatgatgatcacgttgcactagtcttcgtcctcgccggcgccctcctctttgtttttttctttttaatttaattttacgcatattgctagtagtagaacgataattagttctttcacctacactggctcaacaacaaatgatgagaattgacacatgtcaattggtgctgctgctatacacacttggatcaatatacttaccaagacaattacgatatttaccagcatctggtttacactcagtgaaaattgaaataaaactatgatttccgctttgccatacatgtgaacatagatttctgaatgcaacaaatgtcatatcagttccgacaaaatccctaaatattaattttaaattgtgcatatccattttaaaaataatcagcatatttgcattgtctctgatatgatgttttgaaattgcgccatagctttgaattaagtacacacaatctatgcttttgtgtctgcccattgtgaaaaaattacgtatttgcggcacacgtgtaacattcaaatcgtcaaaaattatcagtgaatgagtgtcgatatcattcggttgcggtatacattcaatattgtcagatttatagtagtttacacacttgagttttgaaaaaacaatgtccaatagtttatatttttcctgatacaaagacttactgaacaagtataggtttttgaattttaatccatttttatcgaatattaaattcagcagtacatttgtctttccacaatttgatgcaccgcaaattagaattctagctgaacttggcaaaaactcaccatgcttttttctatctagacaatttttgccgcccacttgttttgtatctacaattagattatcaaagttaactattGCTATTGACTCTTTTGCTGTCGTCATAATAATAACTCTTGCTGCGCGCGCGCTTGCTGTTTACACATGCGTGTCTACAGTTCAACTATGCTGTTAACATCGCTACatccgatgtgtgtgtgtgtgtgtgtgtgtgtgtgtgtgtgtgtatactacaagcggtttatgaatgaagaaaacacgcacatacaatgttcacagtttattaaaaatactagatacatacaaatttagcagcagcagcagctaaAACAAGCGTATCTTACAAAGTtgacaaaaagttgaaaatacatacattagttgacagctgcatacataaaaggtgaaaatatacatacaaagttgacagcaGCAGCTGCTGCAGTAAGGTAAGTGGCGACAAATCTAGtgataatacatacatacaaagttgacagtgtTAATATTACAAAGCGTGTGTCTttcacataatacagtatagcaCCAGCGTCGCACGCATTAATTAAGATTAGCCATTGACAtgcaataatctaaaatataaattaatatcttttctttcttcttatcatcatcttcatcagctacattaaagtctattgatttaatttgcgagtaaagtatgtttagttgcatagaaaattgagcacaaatACAAGTATCTACTACATCAAATACGCTGCTTGcatcttttaaatttttatatgaacatatacctaaatgaaacctactatcatcatcatcatcatcaacaacaacaacattgctgaaaaatgtttttttacataagccaactagaaagcatttttcaatatcaacacgTTTTACACACATCGCTTTAAGCGTACACAAAAGATCAATTAATCTNNNNNNNNNNNNNNNNNNNNNNNNNNNNNNNNNNNNNNNNNNNNNNNNNNNNNNNNNNNNNNNNNNNNNNNNNNNNNNNNNNNNNNNNNNNNNNNNNNNNATCTTGTGATTTACTGGAATAATAAACATTACTTGCATTTTTTAATTCCtctttataatttgtaatgtttatatttctttattttttaacaTGATCAAAAACCTCTTAATTCTATACagtcatgtttatttatttagatgtttttataataatttttattattacaacTAACTGATTCAATAGCAAATTAAATATCTGATAAAAATTCGTCTTCTATGTTAAAGTTCTATGCGACTATTAGGCCTACAACGATCATAAGAATATTAATGTGTAATGGGACAATGTCTAAAACGcttaagctacgtttacaccaaagttattaacaaaatgctaataacttaatccttatagattctattagattgaacggaacttgactaggtaacacatatgttcatcatgtgtatgataagttatgttcaatctaatagaatctataatgattgagttattaacattttgttggtgtaaacgcagctttaggctGTCCACTAACGGTAGtacatgcatgtttatcatgcacacacacacacacacacacacacacacacacacacacacacacacacacacacacatgtttatcatgcatgttttgtcatcagcgagaggcttcgaACATAAAATAATGAACCACTAGAAAACTTCTAAATCacaattcaaattcactttTCAGGAGCTGGAGAAGCATCAGCTGACGTGCCGTGTGAAGGCGAGGAAGGGGAGGAGAACGGGGTGACAGTGGCCATAGCTGATCTGAAGATCGAGATCAGCTGTGAGAAGGAGGCTGCGGCTGAGGCGTCAGCGGGTGATGGCGGCGACCAGGCCAAGAAAAAATCGAAGAGGCGTCGCGGCGGCGGTGCTAAGGGTGGTGGCAAAGAGGGAGGTGCGGCCGGTCAGACTGATCCGCCCACTATTGCTGTGTCTGAGTTGTTTACTGGTCAGTTTTTTAATTTgaactttgaaatttataacttttaataatattatcgagtgacctggctggttcAGGTCTGGTATTAGTGTTTTCAGGACGCAActaatcaatttcagggcctcaaACTTTTATATCATGTGTACTTTGGTATTGGTATATGCTCGGTCCCAGTTGATAGCTtagttgataaaatttatacggCACATTATGAGAGACTTCAACGTCACATAGTTTCACGAAAAACAACTATGTGGACtcgagttaacagtgaaatttggaataaaacGCCTCATACCATGGTATAATTTCTTTTACTTTATTTTCTCGTTGTGCTATTGTATGGGGTAGAAGTATGGAAAATCACGGCGGCCACAATTTAGCTGGATTCACACTcatcagtgacagtgaaagtgTCCGGAACagagaaaatataattctcataagCTCTAATGAGACAACTCATACTCACTCGGCCGTAATGAGGGGCATTACTCCAATTAGAACTCAtgggaaatatattttcaatgtgaCGTTCACTTTCACTCACGTGGAAATCCAGCTTAAATCAGCCCACATAAAGGGACAATAATAGCGTCCACTTGCTGTCGCGGGAACACCAAATTGGAAGTGCCATGTACATTTAAGGTACGGACATTTTCAATCCCGCGTTCCCATACTCGTTAATCGCTCCTTCTACATTAAGTACAGCTTACTGGATAGATGGCGACAAAAAAGAAGATGGCTGGTCAAACTAATAGAACATAGAAGCAAGATGTCGCAACTAATGTCCCTGTGTGCAGCGTGCTTTAGAGGCATTTGAAGTGAGGTATCGGAGGTATTGGGCTCTATTCACACCACCGCGACTGAAGTTGGAGTCGCGGATACTCCAGTTGCTCGTACTTTACTACTTGAGTCTACTGCTTGTATGTTCATTGTCACTACTCTAGTTGCCAGTAGTGAACAAGATATAGCctacaatattttgaattcaaactttCTTTCGTCTTCTGCTATTTCGTTTTCTAAGAAAAACTTCAATTCTCAATGCAGGCTGTGTCCTTAGAGTAGAACGACTTCTGTATTTGGGGAAGAATTCAATTGATTCTTATGGAAGTGTTCACACATTGGCCGGCTGCAAATCTGTGAACACTCCCGTAAGAACTAAAGGTATTCTTTCTAGGTCGTCCGTAGCGGTagcataaacgaaaacgtaaTTCCAGGCTTTGTACTTTAACGATGTTGCGATATTTCGAATTTAAGTTGTATTTGTTgtatggaaaattgaaaatacgaGTCACATTTCTGCTGTATCTGttgtataattaaataatcGAAAACTCGATTCTTATTTGAAGTTTTGAACTGTACCTGTTGTCTGGTTAGGCTAAGTGCAAGCCCGATTCACACTTCAACTGTATCTGTTGCTATATGGTTAATTGGAAGCCCGATTCACATTTCAAGTGTATGGGGCCTGTGAGTGTATTCCAAGTGTGGGGCCAAGTGTAACTGTTGTGTGTTGTTAATTTAAAGCCCTATTCACATTTGAACTGTGTACTCAATCGACAGTCCTTTGCCCATTACTTGAACTTTGAGATTAATTGTGCGCCCGATTCACAGGCGGCGGTTACCCCGAGGGCGAGATAATGGAGTATCCAGTTGTGAACGACTCTCGCAGCGCCAAAGACCGATTCACAAGCGAGGAGAAACGGGCGCTCGATCGTATGTATACCGATATATACAACGAGGCTAGGCAGGCGGCTGAGGCTCACAGGCAAGTATACTATTTATATACTTATTCAATATAtccaaatattaatattatatattaatataatattattatattcattgatattttagactagcaggtaacccgagCTCTGCAAGAGtcttaattaaaaaattacgAACTGGAAACATGACttattgaattcttcaagaatttGAAATCCATATCGAatgtaaataattgaaataattcaaagttctctattgaaattacaaaatattagttgaccgagcgaagtgaggtctaagattcaagtcgacggtttggcatttctcttaatgtttaaatgtttatatgttgtgcatttacggcgaaacgcggtaatagattttcatgaaatttgacaggtatgttcctttttcaattgcgcgtcgacttatatacaaggtttttggaaattttgcatttcaaggataatataaaaggaaaaaggagcctccttcatacgccaatattagagtaaaaatcagactatagattattcatcataaatcagctatttatttatttatttattcatatggcttttattggcagagagatccttttggatgtctGCGTTGCCGTATttcccaatgtcatttcctatcaacactcaagtttataggttatgtattgTTCTTCATgctttctcactaaaaatttgcacttcatgctttctcactaaaaatttgcactttcacttcctgaatttctattttaaaatttttaaaatcaagaaaactattttcaaacacaaaatctcATTTAAAAAGCAGAACTattaaaatttttatgataatattgaactgaaaatttcacattacaattttttccatggcaaccaaatatatatataaatcagctgataagtaattacacagatgtgtggagaagccagtctattgctgtatttccataaggtctatagtttcaatcaggtacttgtggatgagaatactgcgtgaggtctactgttcacagaactactagttccgATTGTTAAGCCATTACCAGTTCATATTGGAATTTCTTTCGTAACATTCATCAACCTCTAGATGTAGTCTACCATTTCAAGTCTATGTATGGAGCATCAAACTAGCAgctaacccgtgctctgcaaggatcCAATTAAAAACTCGTCAAAccgaaaacttgacctactgaaatcttgaaaaatttaaaataggcttataaccatcctcggtaaattaagaatccatatgcaagatttcaagttaatcagtccagtagttgagacgtgatgatgcgtcattcgtgaatttcctattccgtacgtgtataagccagttctttcctttattataattatagatgaAACTGACTTTTGATGTTGTTTGGTTTGCAGACAGACCCGGCAGTATATCCAGAAGTGGGTGCGCAGTGGCATGACCATGATCGAGATCTGCGAAGAACTGGAGAAGACTTCGCGAGCTCTGATTGGCGAGAATGGTCTGAAAGCTGGGCTCGCGTTTCCCACTGGGTGAGTGCAATCATAGATAAAAGAAAGTATAAGAAGATACCCCATGAGttttagaattcattcaaagttctgaaattttgtatcaaattatggtgttgtgtatcaatttgAGATGATGCTTTATCAGATTGTGTTGATATaaatttgtggtgatactgtatcacttGGTGGTGATACTGAATCACTcagtggtgatactgtatcattttgttgtgataccatagaggaagagatagcataaagtataagaagatatcccatgaatttattgtagaattcattcaaagttttgtatcaaattatggtgttgtgtatcaagttgagatgatacagtatcagatTGTGTTGATATaaatttgtggtgatactgtatcacttGGTGGTGATACTGAATCACTtagtggtgatactgtatcattttgttgtgataccatagaggaagagatagcataaagtataagaagatatcccatgaatttattgtagaattcattcaaagttttgtatcaaattatggtgttgtgtatcaagttgagatgatacagtatcagatTGTTTTGATATCATTTTgtgataatactgtatcatttatggtgataccataaaatatagcataagaaagATATCCCATGTTTGGATAGTTAACTAAAAAGATTATAGTTTGTGCAAACCGTAGTTTACAGCATTGCTTTTACGGAGAGTAGCGCTGTCACATTCACAGAATCCAGAGagcgtttgaaataattgtgtGAGAGAATGAAAGGAATCCTTTCCGATAGAACCAGCATAAAAACGACAAGAAGGTGCTCCTATTgttgtattgaaatgaaattggcCATAAAGCCTCGTGGTGCAAAATTAGACTGATCacacaccggttagtcaagacaagacaagtcacgcttagtcacaatacttcatatagttgcttatgaggacatgtctaattgcaatgactaatcagtgtgagttgcgtcataagcaactatgtgaagtattgtgactaaacgtgactagtcttgtcttgactaatcggtgtgtcaCCAGCCTAAGGTTTGCACGGACTAAGAAGCTGTGACAATCACAAATCTATTAAAATGGCGTGATGCTGGTTTCGGTTGAATGAGCCGCCATTGCTGTGACGTTAGTTAGGTTTGTTTTTTTTGGAGTGGCTTATCTACAACTAGGACTTGTTTAGGACGGTGTGTTTATGACAACTTCAAGTCACTTTCTGAGCAGTTGGGAAAGtgatattctattatttattcatactaaATCTGAATCTGAtgttaatattgatttttaataaatctgtggttgaaCAACATCTAGTATTTTTGTTCAGTACAACTTCAATCTCCTTATATAGCAATTCATATTTTGTTGTGATAACTTGTATAAGAAATTCTGGTggtttattatatttcatatacttttttataattttcagttGTTCCCGTAACCATTGTGCTGCCCACTACACTCCCAACGCGGGAGATCCACAGTGTTGGAGCATGATGACGTCACCAAAATCGATTTCGGCACTCATATCAATGGTAATTAGAAtgatatctataatataatagaactataaaagaATATATAGttataagaatataattatatagaatctATATAAGGAAAGAACTTGTTTATACATAATTATACtgaataggaaattcatgaatgacgcatcatcacgtctgaactacttaaCTGATCATCTtcaaattttgtatatagattctcaattcaccggggatggttataggcctattttaattcTCCAAAATTCCAGTAGGTCctgagttttcagtttgtcaagttttcaattggaccctTCCGAAGCTTGGGTTATCTGCTTGTAATACATAAATTGATATAGAACTGTAGTTACTTGTACATGTGTTACCACGGGCAGCAATGTCCCTGAGGAAAGGCATAGAGACCCAACATTTCTATTTATcgtgcaataacaataaattgaatgcaATATTCTTCATAAGAATATTCTTATTCATCATATTCATGCATCTTCCCAATCATAATAAAATCTTGTTGGCTATTCCAATTCTTTCTTCTCATTTCCTCGCTTTGCTCCTCATGTCTTGTTCTTTCATGCCTCTTAcaacttatttttgttttccaGGTCGTATCATAGATTGTGCATTTACACTGACTTTCAATCCGAAATACGATAAACTATTGGAGGCTGTGAGGGAAGCTACCAATACTGGAATTAaggtaaataaattgaaaattatgaacttgttattttaaagtttaatccttatttattcgttgataaaTTATGACCATCAAAATAATGATGATGTATCTGTGAGttaaaagaaaatatttcaagtttagactcattataatcattattattatattcaatttacaGTAATTCtatgtataattatttaaaaatgtaagAGATTTTTCAAGTCTTtcacatattttttataaatttcaggCGGCTGGAATAGATGTAGCCCTGTGTGATGTGGGAGCTGCCATCCAAGAAGTTATGGAATCCTATGAAGTGGAATTAGATGGCAAAACTTATCAGGTCAAGTCGATTCGTAACCTCAATGGTCACTCCATTTCTCCATACAGTAAGTATGCTTTGTAAGTCAATTGTCaaatttactatagtgaggtccacgttataacggcagtgtttgattagcagtggtattgctatccttgtctatcattccacaaagcagatatcgctatctctttctcgctttgctgtgttgccagatcgtattttaacaatgtagaattaattattcattaacaaaatatgttatcataattaatgaaaaatataatttcttgcttaataaaatataattgattattttaaacgagaatgaacagttgatataacatcaataaacttgtatcaactaccgtctatagaaggcattgacttgacagaggatcggcaacgtttttctcttatctttctccactgccattataacgtggacttcactatacttAGGTCAGCATCTAAAGCAGTCTGTTCACAGGGACAGTAGTGGTGGCTTAGTGGGAaagcggaattggaaatgtccGGAACTCAAATGTACAtgacatttccaattccgcttTCCCGTGGAAGCTAATATTGTCACTGTGTGTAGCGTGCTCAACGTTACTTTTTCACGGGATATTTTTGATTCGTTGTGATAGACGAAAAGTGTTGTGTAACAGGTGACCTGCAAGAGTACACTAACTactgccatagagaaacaatagcataagtagatatcccatggtatagggcgtttatgttgcaacttttactgttatctgaagccgatagttcatgtaattctttcccgtgaagctgtgtgacactggtagtctctcatattgtgtcgTTTATACgctcttaccccaacaaaacagtaacattagacaataatcaacaaaaatcgacttgagataacagtaaaagttgcgacataaacgccctataccatgggatttctacttacgctattgtttctctatgctactgcACTCACAAGTCTCAAGTACAGTCCTAGTCCTGTAGTTTggcggagggccactagactacaatactacccaaacaaaaacatccaacattcacgaaaatgtatctttacataatcaacagatgctcttctgtatcttctcaaaagcaacgtgttgcatccgggaagatacacaaggagctttttggaaatgtatctttccataagcaacagatgctcttctgtatcttctcaaaagcaacgtgttacatccgagaagatacacaaggaggtttttggaaatgtatcttttcataagcaaccgatgctcttttgtatcttctcaaaagcaacgtgtaacttagcatccgaaaagatacacaagaagcttttcggaaatgtatttttccataagcagcagatgctcttctgtatcttctcaaaagcaacgtgttgcatccgagaagatacacaaggaggtttttggaaatgtatcttttcataagcaatcgatgctcttttgtatcttctcaaaagcaacgtgtaaCTTAGcatctgaaaagatacacaagaagctttttggaaatgtatctttccataagcaacagatgctcttctgtatctactcaaaagcaacgtgttgcatccgaaaagatacacaagaagctttttggaaatgtatcttcatagatgaaggataagtaaggataactatattattcttgtctctggtatctttccataagcagcaGATgctcttctttatcttctcagaagcaacgtgttgcatccaggaagatacacaaggagcttttgaAGTAACGTGCTTTTatcacaacacagcctatcagctgacattcgttcaacatgctctttccattgttggtgatacgttgcactCTCtgattcatgaagaatctctgtgtgtagggagatTCCTCCATTTAGGGATCTAGGGTCTTTGAAACCTGATGTTTTTTCATAGacgtgaatattaccccgcgaaccataccttgccaaTATTCTGTTTCAAAGTCACGGAGGCAAACCTAACGGGACGCATACTGTAATTGCGAATAACGTTCAGGTTTTCGACTGTACAGTTGAAAATGACTGGAGAAATGTAGGCCTAGTGGTTGACATAAATTAATaaaggtgatggtttcttgatccattccgaactgcgatgtattaacacactttttctatgtatttcacacgacatgcagtcaaatatttgtctgaaatacatagaaaaaagtgtataatttaatattcttgtgTTGTCTCGTCTATTCATCCTTTTCATCAAACAATTTTGCTCGAAGCGTTTCGTTGTAATCActgctgtgatgacacaacaatgtattaCATTTGCGGATCAAGCATGTTTATCAACATGTattaccgttagtggccagccttatgatctattttcagaattttatgatatactagtaggtaacccgtgctctgaaAGGATCCAATTAATAACTCGTCAAACTGAAttcttgacgtactgaaatcttgaagaatttaaaataggcttataaccataCTCGGCAAATTAAGAATCGATATGCAAAATCGAATCAGtttagtagttgagacgtgatgatgcgtcgtcaTTCGTGTCCTATACCGTACATGTATCAGCCAATTCCTTCCattgttatattatagattagaaGGTAAATCGTGCTCCACAATAAttgtctaattaaaaacttaacaaaatttaaacttgacctactgaagtcttgaataattgaaaatagaaaattattgaaaataaagtaaatcagttgagtagttgagattTGATGATGCGTGAAgtcttgaataattgaaaataaagtaaatcagttgagtagttaagatgtgatgatgcgtcatttgttaATTTCCTATCGTGTTTATAAGCcgtttctttcctttattatagtactagcagattaattgatttaattttgtttgttagGAATTCACGCGGGCAAGACAGTGCCCATAGTGAAGGGAGGCGAGGCGACTGTTATGGAGGAGAACGAGTTCTATGCCATTGAGACATTCGGCTCCACAGGGAGGGGTCTCGTCAACAATGACATGGATGTATCTCACTACATGAAGAAGTATGACGCCGAGTATGTCCCACTCAGGTAAGGCTACACTCTCGGGAAACCGATTTTCTATCTATAGTATCATTAACGTTATACTGGCAATTAACATAACGTTTCACATGTCCGTCACGACTGTCAGACGAACAGTCATCGAGCAcactaaggctaggcgcacactagttagtcaagacaagacctgatcagacacgtttagtcacaacacTTCAGATAGCTGCTTGTGGCgtaactcacactgattagtcattgcaattagacatgtcttcataagcaactatgtgaagtattgtgactgaacgtgtctgatcaggtcttgttttgactaactggtgtgcgccaaGCCCAACGCTACAATGTTCCCCTGTATAGCGGTTTTCCACCTGCAGACCTACGTCGAAGCCttaatctcactatagtgatagttataatagcagtatttgattacattggtgttgctactgccattataacgtggactataGTTGacgctactatagtgaggtccacgttataatggcagtgtttgattagcaatggtattactattcttttctatcattcaacaaagcggatagcgctatctctttcccgtTTTACtctgatcgtcttttaacaatg encodes:
- the LOC111059600 gene encoding LOW QUALITY PROTEIN: methionine aminopeptidase 2 (The sequence of the model RefSeq protein was modified relative to this genomic sequence to represent the inferred CDS: inserted 1 base in 1 codon; added 154 bases not found in genome assembly) — encoded protein: MAAVVEEVGKSVEKLKDEFNGNDDLIDDEGIENGASEASKKKKRKKKKKKAGAGEASADVPCEGEEGEENGVTVAIADLKIEISCEKEAAAEASAGDGGDQAKKKSKRRRGGGAKGGGKEGGAAGQTDPPTIAVSELFTGGGYPEGEIMEYPVVNDSRSAKDRFTSEEKRALDRMYTDIYNEARQAAEAHRQTRQYIQKWVRSGMTMIEICEELEKTSRALIGENGLKAGLAFPTGCSRNHCAAHYTPNAGDPXVLEHDDVTKIDFGTHINGRIIDCAFTLTFNPKYDKLLEAVREATNTGIKAAGIDVALCDVGAAIQEVMESYEVELDGKTYQVKSIRNLNGHSISPYRIHAGKTVPIVKGGEATVMEENEFYAIETFGSTGRGLVNNDMDVSHYMKKYDAEYVPLRLASSRSLLSTINNNFGTLAFCKRWLDRAGCTKYQMALKDLCDKGIVESYPPLCDIKGCYTAQFEHTIVLRPTCKEVISRGDDY